A stretch of the Mycobacterium sp. ITM-2016-00317 genome encodes the following:
- the cynS gene encoding cyanase: MRYDVAYHPALRERAAYEVDAQRIAKGRSWEELAELIGRPPVWTVAALLGSHPLPREAAEKIGDALDLDDEVVTALQRQPYRTGPGEVSADPTIYRFYELLNVYGPAFKALIHEQFGDGIMSAINCSVSLTKREHPDGDRVVVTIDGKFLPYQWSTETT, from the coding sequence ATGAGGTACGACGTGGCCTACCACCCCGCTCTGCGTGAACGCGCCGCCTACGAGGTCGACGCCCAACGGATCGCCAAGGGCCGCTCCTGGGAAGAGCTGGCCGAGCTCATCGGCAGGCCGCCGGTCTGGACGGTGGCCGCGCTGCTCGGCTCACACCCGTTGCCGCGCGAGGCGGCCGAGAAGATCGGCGACGCACTCGACCTCGACGACGAGGTGGTGACCGCGCTGCAGCGCCAGCCGTACCGGACCGGTCCGGGGGAGGTGTCGGCGGACCCGACGATCTACCGGTTCTACGAGCTTCTCAACGTGTACGGGCCGGCGTTCAAGGCGCTCATCCACGAACAGTTCGGCGACGGGATCATGAGCGCGATCAACTGCAGTGTCTCGCTGACCAAACGGGAACATCCCGACGGCGACCGAGTGGTCGTGACGATCGACGGCAAATTCCTGCCCTACCAGTGGTCCACCGAAACCACCTGA
- a CDS encoding formate/nitrite transporter family protein has product MSYIPPPQLAVRIIDAGEAKAFMSTRDTLIRAYMAGAILGLAAAFAVTITVKTGQPLLGAVLFPVGFCMLYLLGFDLLTGVFTLVPLAWLDKRPGVTLGAMLRNWGLVFVGNFAGAMTTAVLMAIYFTFGFSVEPDAVGQALGAIGEGRTLGYAEYGAAGMLTLFVRGVLCNWMVSTGVVGAMMSDSLPGKVIAMWMPIMVFFYLGFEHSIVNMFLFPSGLMLGGDFTIVDYLVWNEIPTLLGNLVGGLTFVGLIIYATHARTAPSRQPL; this is encoded by the coding sequence ATGTCCTACATTCCTCCGCCGCAACTGGCGGTCCGCATCATCGACGCCGGCGAAGCGAAGGCCTTCATGTCCACGCGGGACACACTGATCCGCGCCTACATGGCGGGCGCGATCCTGGGCCTGGCCGCGGCGTTCGCGGTCACCATCACGGTCAAGACCGGGCAACCGCTGCTCGGTGCGGTGTTGTTCCCGGTCGGCTTCTGCATGCTGTACCTGCTCGGCTTCGACCTGTTGACCGGGGTGTTCACGCTGGTTCCGCTGGCCTGGCTGGACAAACGGCCGGGCGTGACTCTCGGTGCGATGCTTCGCAACTGGGGGCTGGTGTTCGTCGGCAACTTCGCCGGCGCGATGACCACCGCGGTGCTGATGGCGATCTACTTCACCTTCGGGTTCAGCGTCGAACCCGACGCGGTGGGCCAGGCCCTCGGCGCCATCGGGGAGGGCCGCACCCTCGGCTACGCCGAGTACGGCGCCGCCGGCATGCTGACGCTGTTCGTCCGCGGGGTGCTGTGCAACTGGATGGTGTCCACCGGCGTGGTGGGGGCGATGATGTCGGACAGCTTGCCCGGCAAGGTGATCGCGATGTGGATGCCGATCATGGTGTTCTTCTATCTCGGCTTCGAGCACTCGATCGTCAACATGTTCCTGTTCCCGTCCGGGCTGATGCTCGGCGGCGACTTCACCATCGTGGACTATCTGGTGTGGAACGAGATCCCCACGCTGCTCGGCAATCTCGTCGGCGGCCTGACGTTCGTCGGGTTGATCATCTACGCCACGCACGCGCGGACCGCACCCAGCCGTCAGCCGCTCTGA
- a CDS encoding SDR family oxidoreductase, protein MTAVSLITGGAGGMGTATAELVGKDHAVVLADVRRDRLEAAAAQLGELGVAVTAVDCDVTDRQAVQRLFETTAELGPLASVIHTAGVSPSMGDAAYVMRTNALGTVNVGETFFATAPAGAALVNVASMAAHLLPAEMIPTSVFPLGLQDTDAFMAQMLQACAVAPEEMRSGLSYALSKSFVRWYSSSQAERFNGRGLRVLSVSPGSIDTEMGRLEEQAGAGAMVTDAAVPRWGRPEEMAALLAFCAGPHAGYLTGTDILNDGGVVASMTERARRAAAQSG, encoded by the coding sequence ATGACTGCGGTTTCGTTAATCACCGGTGGGGCGGGCGGCATGGGCACGGCGACCGCCGAACTGGTCGGCAAGGACCACGCGGTGGTGCTCGCCGACGTGCGCCGGGACCGGCTCGAGGCCGCGGCCGCCCAGCTGGGCGAGCTGGGCGTCGCGGTCACCGCCGTCGACTGCGACGTCACGGACCGGCAGGCCGTGCAGCGCCTGTTCGAGACGACGGCGGAGCTCGGGCCGCTCGCATCGGTCATCCACACCGCAGGGGTGAGCCCCAGCATGGGCGACGCTGCGTACGTGATGCGCACCAACGCGCTCGGCACCGTCAACGTCGGTGAGACGTTCTTCGCGACGGCCCCCGCGGGCGCCGCGCTGGTCAACGTCGCGTCGATGGCCGCGCACCTGCTGCCGGCCGAGATGATCCCGACGTCGGTGTTTCCGCTGGGGCTGCAGGACACCGACGCGTTCATGGCGCAGATGCTGCAGGCATGCGCCGTCGCGCCCGAGGAAATGCGGTCCGGCCTCTCCTATGCGCTGAGCAAGAGTTTCGTGCGCTGGTACAGCAGCTCCCAGGCAGAACGGTTCAACGGCCGCGGCCTGCGCGTTCTGTCGGTGTCCCCGGGATCCATCGACACCGAGATGGGCAGGCTCGAAGAGCAGGCCGGCGCCGGCGCCATGGTGACCGACGCCGCCGTCCCGCGGTGGGGCCGGCCCGAGGAGATGGCCGCGCTGCTGGCGTTCTGCGCCGGGCCCCATGCCGGCTATCTGACCGGCACCGACATCCTCAACGACGGCGGCGTGGTCGCGTCGATGACCGAGCGGGCCCGGCGCGCCGCCGCTCAGAGCGGCTGA
- a CDS encoding metallophosphoesterase translates to MSENPAETVEEESRPARRSRGRLRRTLVVLAVMLLLFGVPWWTLVVGGAAWPTAVVVAGTLVFVAAFAALPLLMRAGHGRERSDRPAAAGDALLGVVWVLFVWSVLGQLVELGLLAAGVADPVRSRVVTAGVLAVAVALLVWGYVEAMRVPRVKRLDVTLPRLGRGLDGLRVAMITDTHYGPIDRARWSAGVVERVNALDADVVCHVGDIADGTAAQREAQAAPLASVRAASARVYVTGNHEYFSEAQGWLDYMRRIGWDVLHNRHVVVERGGDRLVVAGIDDATAAGSGLRGHGADIDTALDGADPALPVLLLAHQPKQVGQAVRAGVDLQISGHTHGGQIWPFNFLVRLEQPVVHGLSTHGDRTQLYTSRGTGFWGPPFRVFAPSEITLLTLRSG, encoded by the coding sequence ATGTCAGAGAACCCGGCCGAGACGGTCGAAGAGGAGTCGCGCCCGGCGCGCCGGTCCCGTGGCCGGCTGCGCCGCACGCTGGTGGTGCTGGCCGTCATGCTGCTGCTGTTCGGAGTGCCGTGGTGGACGCTGGTGGTCGGCGGCGCGGCGTGGCCGACGGCCGTGGTGGTCGCCGGGACGCTCGTGTTCGTCGCCGCCTTCGCCGCCCTGCCGCTGCTGATGCGCGCCGGGCACGGTCGCGAGCGGAGTGACCGGCCGGCCGCGGCCGGTGACGCGCTGCTCGGTGTGGTGTGGGTGCTGTTCGTATGGTCGGTGCTGGGCCAGTTGGTGGAACTGGGGCTGCTGGCCGCCGGGGTCGCCGACCCTGTGCGGTCGCGGGTGGTGACCGCCGGGGTCCTCGCTGTCGCCGTGGCGCTGCTGGTCTGGGGCTATGTCGAGGCGATGCGGGTGCCGCGCGTCAAGCGCCTGGACGTCACACTGCCCCGGCTGGGTCGCGGGCTGGACGGCCTGCGCGTGGCGATGATCACCGACACCCATTACGGACCCATCGACCGCGCGCGGTGGTCGGCGGGTGTGGTGGAGCGGGTGAACGCGCTCGACGCCGACGTGGTGTGCCACGTGGGCGACATCGCCGACGGCACCGCCGCGCAGCGTGAGGCCCAGGCCGCGCCGCTGGCCTCGGTGCGCGCCGCCTCGGCCCGGGTGTACGTGACGGGCAACCACGAGTACTTCAGCGAGGCGCAGGGCTGGCTGGACTACATGCGGCGCATCGGCTGGGATGTGCTGCACAACCGGCACGTCGTGGTCGAGCGCGGCGGTGACCGGCTCGTCGTCGCCGGTATCGACGACGCGACCGCGGCCGGCTCCGGGCTGCGCGGGCACGGAGCAGACATCGACACCGCCCTCGACGGCGCCGATCCGGCGTTGCCGGTGCTGCTGCTCGCCCACCAACCCAAGCAGGTCGGGCAGGCGGTGCGCGCCGGGGTGGATCTGCAGATCTCGGGCCACACCCACGGCGGTCAGATCTGGCCGTTCAATTTCCTGGTCCGCCTGGAACAGCCTGTGGTGCACGGGCTCAGCACCCACGGCGACCGCACGCAGCTGTACACCAGCCGCGGCACCGGGTTCTGGGGTCCGCCGTTCCGGGTGTTCGCGCCCAGCGAGATCACGCTGCTGACGCTGCGCAGCGGTTAG
- a CDS encoding acyl-CoA thioesterase domain-containing protein yields MASSLGDVLASMQLDQTGPATFVGRQLPAPANHILGGHISAQALLAASLTAPGRAPHSVHTYFLRPGDARLPVTFDVAELQQGRTFSARRVTARQGEEILLEAMSSFKSPTTGGVTYQPTCPQVPQPESLPVVAPHFAESAEMTEGMWASLRWFERRIVDADTAAPARSRIWWRPGGAVPDDPVLTSALVAYLSAVTLTEPAYAARGGATLSAQRDHSVWFHAPADLSDWLLYEQSSPSSADTLALAGGTMFNRTGELVCTVRQEMYFPAPRQ; encoded by the coding sequence GTGGCTTCTTCCCTTGGCGATGTTCTCGCCTCCATGCAGCTCGACCAGACCGGCCCGGCGACGTTCGTCGGGCGGCAGCTGCCCGCGCCGGCCAACCACATTCTGGGCGGCCACATCTCCGCGCAGGCGCTGCTGGCGGCGAGCCTGACCGCGCCCGGGCGTGCCCCGCACAGCGTGCACACCTACTTCCTGCGCCCCGGTGACGCGCGGCTGCCGGTCACCTTCGACGTGGCCGAGCTGCAGCAGGGCCGCACGTTCTCGGCGCGGCGCGTCACCGCCCGGCAGGGCGAGGAGATCCTGCTGGAGGCCATGTCGTCGTTCAAATCGCCGACCACAGGCGGGGTGACCTACCAGCCGACGTGTCCGCAAGTGCCGCAACCGGAGTCGCTGCCGGTGGTCGCCCCGCATTTCGCCGAGTCCGCGGAGATGACCGAGGGGATGTGGGCGAGCCTGCGCTGGTTCGAGCGGCGCATCGTCGACGCGGACACTGCGGCCCCGGCCCGCTCACGGATCTGGTGGCGGCCCGGCGGCGCCGTGCCCGACGATCCGGTGCTGACGTCGGCGCTGGTGGCCTACCTGTCCGCGGTGACGCTGACCGAACCGGCCTATGCCGCGCGCGGCGGTGCCACGCTGTCGGCCCAGCGGGACCATTCGGTGTGGTTCCACGCCCCGGCGGATCTTTCGGACTGGCTGCTCTATGAACAGAGCTCGCCGAGCAGCGCCGACACCCTGGCCCTGGCCGGCGGGACGATGTTCAACCGCACCGGCGAACTGGTGTGCACCGTGCGTCAGGAGATGTACTTTCCGGCCCCGCGGCAGTGA
- a CDS encoding SRPBCC family protein, with translation MRLQRSVIIDVDPHIVWKHVSDPGCYPEFMASLERWEIVTKGPVGVGSRYTVHWKVGSVPIGGVVEVTEFDEARDLAFIGITGVGLRGRFRLREYSQGRTKVTFRLSYEAPGGLLGLIADRVASRQVGRIMDKTVKNLKALAED, from the coding sequence ATGCGGCTGCAGCGAAGCGTGATCATCGACGTCGACCCGCACATCGTGTGGAAACACGTCAGCGACCCCGGCTGCTACCCGGAGTTCATGGCCAGTCTGGAGCGGTGGGAGATCGTCACGAAGGGCCCGGTCGGCGTGGGGTCCCGCTACACCGTGCACTGGAAGGTCGGCTCGGTGCCGATCGGCGGGGTCGTCGAGGTGACCGAGTTCGACGAGGCGCGCGACCTTGCCTTCATCGGGATCACCGGGGTGGGGTTGCGCGGACGGTTCCGGTTGCGCGAGTACAGCCAGGGACGCACCAAGGTGACGTTCCGGCTGTCCTACGAGGCGCCCGGAGGACTGCTGGGCCTGATCGCCGACCGGGTGGCCTCACGCCAGGTCGGCCGCATCATGGACAAGACCGTGAAGAACCTCAAAGCCCTCGCCGAGGACTGA
- a CDS encoding lysophospholipid acyltransferase family protein — translation MAGFGDVLGWVKHEVTARVPKADLDQRDADYIREQLPGLWLLASLYFRADVRGLDRIPADGPVLLVGNHSGGNLPPDTFVFTLAFCSYFGVERPFYQLAHNLVVSMPGLGSLRKFGTVAANPDNATLALKSGGALLVYPGGDYEVFRPSWKRHEVDFGGRKGYVKLAREAGVPIVPIASVGGQEAALFLDRGQWLARLLRVDRIARLKSVPILLAPPWGLAVSDMVPRLPLPTKITIEVQDPIHTDEITAGDDDTVHDKVEGVLQSAVDRLAAERRFPVIG, via the coding sequence ATGGCGGGGTTCGGCGATGTCCTCGGGTGGGTCAAACACGAGGTCACCGCGCGCGTGCCCAAGGCCGACCTCGATCAGCGCGACGCCGACTACATCCGCGAGCAGCTGCCCGGGCTGTGGCTCCTGGCGTCGCTGTACTTCCGCGCCGACGTCCGCGGCCTCGACCGCATCCCGGCCGACGGGCCGGTGCTGCTGGTCGGCAACCACAGCGGCGGCAACCTCCCGCCGGACACGTTCGTGTTCACGCTGGCGTTCTGCTCCTACTTCGGCGTCGAGCGCCCGTTCTATCAACTGGCCCACAACCTGGTGGTGTCCATGCCGGGCCTGGGCTCGCTGCGCAAGTTCGGGACCGTCGCCGCCAACCCTGACAACGCCACCCTGGCGCTGAAATCCGGTGGCGCGTTGCTGGTCTACCCCGGCGGCGACTACGAGGTCTTCCGGCCGTCCTGGAAGCGCCACGAGGTCGACTTCGGCGGGCGCAAAGGCTACGTGAAGCTGGCGCGCGAGGCCGGTGTCCCGATCGTCCCGATCGCCAGCGTCGGCGGCCAGGAGGCGGCGCTGTTCCTCGACCGCGGGCAGTGGCTGGCCAGGCTGCTGAGGGTCGACAGGATCGCGCGTCTCAAGAGCGTCCCGATCCTTCTGGCTCCGCCGTGGGGACTCGCGGTCAGCGACATGGTGCCGCGGCTGCCCCTGCCGACCAAGATCACCATCGAGGTGCAGGACCCGATCCACACGGATGAGATCACCGCCGGAGACGACGACACCGTCCACGACAAGGTCGAGGGCGTCCTGCAGTCGGCCGTGGACCGGCTGGCCGCAGAACGCCGGTTCCCGGTGATCGGTTAA
- a CDS encoding DUF3516 domain-containing protein, producing the protein MSALIEDLSALHAVGDDADELFASFAGWAQEQGTPLYPAQEEALIELVSGANVILATPTGSGKSLVATGAIYARLAAGATSYYTAPIKALVSEKFFALCEVFGAANVGMLTGDAAVNAGAPIIACTAEILANIALREGCDAGIGLCVMDEFHFYGDPDRGWAWQVPLLELSDAQFLLMSATLGDVSFLREDLTRRTGRPTALVANAERPVPLFFSYATTPMHETIQELVDTRQAPVYVVHFTQASALERAQALMSVNVSSKADKAAIAEHIGAFRFSTAFGSTLSRLVRHGIGVHHAGMLPKYRRLVEQLAQAGLLKVICGTDTLGVGINVPIRTVVFSALSKYDGTRTRLLNAREFHQIAGRAGRAGFDTAGTVVVQAPDHEVENLKQFAKVGDDPKKRRKLVRRKVPEGMVPWSEATMARLVNATPEPLTSNMRVSTAMILDVVDRPGDPFEAMRRLLTDNHEPRKKQLRLIREAVGIARSLLQAGVLERVGAADDPDGRRYRLTVDLPPDFALNQPLSTFALAAIGLLDAESDSYALDVLSVIEATLEDPRQILAAQLNKARGEAVAQMKADGIEYDERIELLDDVTYPKPLAELLGHAFEVYLQSNPWAADGKLSPKSVAREMWERAFTFREYVSVYGLTRAEGAVLRYLSDAFKALRSGVPAAARTEELTDIVEWLGELVRQVDSSLLDEWEQLTSPDQHDGAVPEKPAVPARPRPLTGNERAFTAMIRNALFRRVELFARERWDDLGALDGGAGWTAGRWQEVGDEYFAEHDDVGTGADARGPALLIFDKRRDVWRVRQILDDPAGDHDWGFEVDVDLEASDEEGAVVLRVVDAGRL; encoded by the coding sequence ATGTCCGCGCTGATCGAAGACCTGTCCGCCCTGCACGCCGTCGGCGACGACGCCGACGAGCTGTTCGCCTCGTTCGCGGGGTGGGCCCAGGAGCAGGGCACCCCGCTGTATCCGGCGCAGGAGGAGGCGCTGATCGAGCTGGTCAGCGGCGCGAACGTCATCCTGGCCACGCCCACCGGGTCGGGAAAATCCCTGGTCGCCACCGGCGCGATCTACGCGCGGTTGGCCGCGGGGGCCACCAGTTATTACACCGCGCCGATCAAGGCGCTGGTCAGTGAGAAGTTCTTCGCGCTGTGCGAGGTGTTCGGCGCGGCCAACGTCGGCATGCTCACCGGGGACGCCGCGGTCAACGCCGGCGCCCCGATCATCGCGTGCACCGCCGAGATCCTGGCCAACATCGCGCTGCGGGAAGGCTGTGACGCCGGCATCGGCCTGTGCGTGATGGACGAGTTCCACTTCTACGGCGATCCGGACCGCGGCTGGGCGTGGCAGGTGCCGTTGCTGGAACTGTCCGACGCGCAGTTCCTGCTGATGTCGGCGACCCTGGGCGACGTCAGTTTCCTGCGGGAGGACCTGACTCGGCGCACCGGGCGGCCCACGGCGCTGGTCGCCAACGCCGAACGACCCGTCCCGCTGTTCTTCTCCTACGCGACCACGCCGATGCACGAGACGATCCAGGAGCTCGTCGACACCAGGCAGGCGCCGGTCTACGTCGTGCACTTCACCCAGGCCTCGGCACTCGAGCGGGCGCAGGCGCTGATGAGCGTGAACGTCAGTTCCAAGGCGGACAAGGCCGCGATCGCCGAGCACATCGGCGCGTTCCGTTTCTCCACGGCGTTCGGATCCACGCTGTCGCGGCTGGTCCGGCACGGCATCGGCGTGCACCACGCGGGCATGCTGCCCAAGTACCGGAGGCTGGTCGAGCAGCTGGCGCAGGCCGGTCTGCTCAAGGTCATCTGCGGCACCGACACCCTCGGTGTCGGCATCAACGTGCCGATCCGCACCGTGGTGTTCTCGGCGCTGTCGAAGTACGACGGCACCCGCACCCGGCTGCTCAACGCCCGGGAGTTCCATCAGATCGCGGGCCGGGCCGGGCGGGCCGGGTTCGACACCGCCGGCACCGTCGTCGTGCAGGCGCCCGACCACGAGGTGGAGAACCTCAAGCAGTTCGCCAAGGTCGGCGACGACCCGAAGAAGCGCCGGAAGCTGGTGCGCCGCAAGGTTCCCGAGGGCATGGTGCCGTGGAGCGAGGCGACGATGGCGCGGCTGGTGAATGCCACCCCGGAGCCGCTGACGAGCAACATGCGGGTGTCGACGGCGATGATCCTGGACGTCGTCGACCGGCCCGGGGATCCGTTCGAGGCGATGCGCCGGCTGCTCACCGACAACCACGAACCGCGCAAGAAGCAACTGCGGCTGATCCGCGAGGCGGTGGGTATCGCGCGGTCGCTGTTGCAGGCGGGGGTGTTGGAACGGGTGGGCGCGGCTGACGACCCCGACGGTCGGCGCTACCGCCTGACGGTCGACCTGCCACCGGATTTCGCGTTGAACCAACCGTTGTCGACGTTCGCGCTCGCGGCGATCGGCCTGCTGGACGCGGAGTCGGACAGCTACGCGCTCGACGTGCTCTCGGTCATCGAGGCGACGCTGGAGGATCCCCGCCAGATTCTGGCCGCGCAGCTCAACAAGGCCAGGGGTGAGGCGGTCGCGCAGATGAAGGCCGACGGAATCGAGTACGACGAGCGGATCGAGTTGCTCGACGACGTCACCTACCCCAAGCCGCTGGCCGAGCTGCTCGGGCACGCGTTCGAGGTGTACCTGCAGAGCAATCCATGGGCGGCCGACGGCAAGCTCTCACCGAAGTCGGTCGCACGCGAGATGTGGGAGCGGGCGTTCACGTTCCGCGAGTATGTCAGCGTCTACGGGCTGACCCGCGCCGAGGGCGCGGTGCTGCGGTATCTGTCCGATGCGTTCAAGGCGTTGCGCTCTGGCGTGCCGGCCGCGGCACGGACCGAGGAGCTGACCGACATCGTCGAATGGCTGGGTGAGCTTGTCCGGCAGGTGGATTCGAGCCTGCTCGACGAATGGGAGCAACTCACCAGCCCGGACCAGCACGACGGGGCTGTCCCGGAAAAGCCGGCCGTACCCGCCCGCCCGCGTCCGCTGACGGGCAACGAGCGGGCGTTCACCGCGATGATCCGCAACGCGTTGTTCCGTCGGGTGGAGTTGTTCGCCCGCGAGCGGTGGGACGACCTCGGGGCGCTCGACGGCGGAGCGGGCTGGACCGCGGGGCGCTGGCAGGAAGTCGGGGACGAGTACTTCGCCGAACACGACGACGTCGGCACCGGCGCGGACGCGCGCGGGCCTGCGCTGCTGATCTTCGACAAGCGGCGCGACGTGTGGCGGGTCCGGCAGATTCTCGACGACCCGGCCGGGGACCACGACTGGGGATTCGAGGTCGACGTCGATCTGGAAGCCTCCGACGAAGAGGGCGCGGTGGTGCTGCGGGTGGTCGACGCCGGACGCCTGTGA